The Micromonospora sp. Llam0 genome includes a window with the following:
- a CDS encoding type I polyketide synthase gives MFDNDGTDPTQLIAVVGMAGRFPQAPDVDSFWRLLRDRGDAIAPVPGDRWDASAQLDPERHVQDVAGFVDDVDLFDPGFFGISPREAEDIDPQQRLMLETVWRTLEDAGQPAAGLRGSRTGVYVGASWHDYEILRKERGLGATTHSAVGNALDVIAARVSYFLRLTGPSLVVETGCSSSLVALHLAGQALRAGETDAALVGGVNLILAPDVSIGLTAFGGLSPEGRCKAFAATADGFVRAECVAALMLKRLDRAIADGDRIRGVIVRTVVNNDGGGESLVTPNPAGQEDLLRRAYQGLDGVVDRLRYVEAHGTGTGRGDPIEAGAIGRVLGRAGARARAGDGGQVGAPLALGSVKTNIGHAEAAAGLAGLVKVLLALEHRVVPPSLHSAELNPAIDFTGLNLRLVREPLPLPVDEAVCLGVNSFGWGGTNAHVVVADPPAGTNRRPEPATAATGPGVPAVLPVSAHTNQALNQRLRDLRDRLAAGAEPQRLAGALAHRRDHFPLRTAVVAADAEAAVTLIDAHLDDPQADLAGITAGRADASGRTAFVFPGQGAQWAAMGQRLYAEVPTFAKVIDRCADALRPYVDWDLTQVVSGAAGDGWLSRVDMLQPTLWATSVGLAELWRANGVVPDVVVGHSQGEVAAATVAGILSYSDAAMVVARRSALALRTSGNGRMLAVSLDRDAALDALAGFEELVSLAVHNGPSSCVLSGETEAVLTLKELLDADEVFCRLVDVDYASHSPQMDALTDDLLAALHELRPGQGEVELMSTVRVAPLAGPEMDARYWVDNLRQPVQFHDTMGRLFDDGVTHVVEISPHPVLVPALEQLAAARPQPPRVLSTLRRDQGTPADLAAAFGRGYVAGLAPFAGLPDGFGVDLPGYPWQRSTHWPPAARRRSRTAGTEITLVPSPSETDLWQAELELGADDQPWLDDHRVHDAVVVPGAAMIVLGLGIGRARTGRLPATLHRTTFHSDLTLADGPARLGMLWRDDVTEGGSFVLQSLGSDGSGWFRHATAQIRHTTGAADPVEFPGQRLTDPATEVDPETFYAGCHQRGLRYGPAFQGIRRLRHGTDWALAELALPDRCRAGAAAYPLHPALLDAALQASLALHAGPATVVPTGVDRVDVLGELAEPTVQAWSYVSRRDDGRYDVHLYDADRTPLLSLRGLTLQELDVSGPADPDAGLLHQLRFLPRPVQQPGTPAGRWLVIGSGDTTDTDTVGGGDTADLAANIAGELRRVGADADVPAADGDVDAVRDGDLTGLVYLAPAAPAGLDRQRQALAGLADLVRACLGRPAPPRLVLVTVDAQTATAADRPDPGSALFWGFARVLRREHPELVATVVDLTGTADAAGSAGTQSTDPAAALVAELGAADGDDQVALRPDGRYVGRILATGRADLDRVADGTRPRWRTPRQPFRLIPARAGGWDGLEFRPLRRRRPGPGEVEVEVTAAALNFIDVMKAVGTYPDPVGAGLLGGECAGRVTALGAGVTGLTVGDRVVACVFGALASHVTVSTGRVRPIPPELSDEDAAALPLVGVTAWYGLAELGRTGPGDTVLVHSAAGGLGLAAIAVARHLGAEVIATAGTESKREHLRRLGIRHVFDSRDLSWAEQVLAATGGRGCDVILNSLTGAAITRGLDVLAEDGRFIEVGKKDIYADRTISLSAFRKGISLASVDVAGLMQRRPARFTEQFGQVWELVRTGQLGRLPVIDYPFGQATEALREMSQGRHIGKFVLSRPDSVVSVAPEPLPGGRFRDDGTYLITGGLGALGLSLAEFAAAAGGGAIALLGRSAPDADAAARIDAVRHGGVQVRTYQVDVADRAALADVLTRVRTDLPPLRGVVHAAGVLDDATIATLHTGQLDRVLAPKVDGARHLDALTGADPLDLFVLFSSAAALVGNAGQAAYAAANAYLDGLAEDRRRRGLAGLSVQWGPFAGVGLAARDGNRGDRLAERGMGSFPAEQAWPALTRLLATDATVVGYLPLNLRQWFDAYPDTAALPSWQELRAGRAAAAAGGDAGQFLDQLRNTPADDRAPLVEAKVRELTGRVLRIDPTVIDRDTPFKALGLDSLMSLELRNRLEAAFDLKLSPTLLWTYGTSGALTGMLCDRLPTGDDERPVSAPDAVPAPDAVPATE, from the coding sequence ATGTTCGACAACGACGGTACCGATCCGACCCAGCTCATCGCGGTCGTCGGCATGGCCGGCCGGTTTCCCCAGGCACCGGACGTGGACAGCTTCTGGCGGCTGCTCCGCGACCGGGGCGACGCGATCGCCCCGGTGCCCGGTGACCGGTGGGACGCCAGCGCCCAGCTCGACCCGGAACGGCACGTCCAGGACGTCGCCGGATTCGTCGACGACGTCGACCTGTTCGACCCCGGCTTCTTCGGGATCTCCCCCCGGGAGGCCGAGGACATCGACCCGCAGCAGCGGCTGATGCTGGAAACCGTCTGGCGGACGCTGGAGGACGCCGGTCAGCCGGCGGCCGGACTGCGCGGCTCCCGTACCGGCGTCTACGTCGGAGCCTCCTGGCACGACTACGAGATCCTGCGCAAGGAACGCGGCCTGGGGGCCACCACGCACAGCGCGGTCGGCAACGCCCTGGACGTGATCGCCGCCCGGGTCTCGTACTTCCTGCGGCTGACCGGGCCGTCACTGGTCGTCGAGACCGGGTGCTCGTCGTCGCTGGTGGCGTTGCACCTGGCCGGTCAGGCGTTGCGCGCCGGCGAGACCGACGCGGCGCTGGTCGGCGGGGTAAACCTGATCCTCGCCCCGGACGTGTCGATCGGGCTGACCGCCTTCGGCGGGCTCTCCCCCGAAGGTCGGTGCAAGGCGTTCGCGGCCACCGCCGACGGGTTCGTCCGGGCCGAGTGCGTCGCGGCGCTGATGCTGAAGCGGCTCGACCGGGCGATCGCCGACGGCGACCGGATCCGCGGCGTCATCGTGCGCACCGTGGTGAACAACGACGGCGGCGGGGAGAGCCTGGTCACCCCGAACCCGGCCGGCCAGGAAGATCTGCTGCGCCGGGCGTACCAGGGGCTGGACGGCGTGGTCGACCGGCTGCGCTACGTCGAGGCGCACGGCACCGGCACCGGCCGGGGCGACCCGATCGAGGCCGGCGCCATCGGCCGGGTCCTCGGCCGGGCCGGCGCCCGCGCCCGCGCCGGTGACGGCGGTCAGGTGGGTGCGCCGTTGGCCCTCGGCTCGGTGAAGACCAACATCGGGCACGCCGAGGCGGCCGCCGGGCTCGCCGGCCTGGTCAAGGTGCTGCTCGCCCTCGAACACCGGGTGGTGCCGCCCAGCCTGCACTCCGCCGAGCTCAACCCCGCCATCGACTTCACCGGCCTCAACCTGCGGCTGGTCCGCGAGCCGCTGCCGCTGCCGGTCGACGAGGCGGTCTGCCTCGGCGTCAACTCGTTCGGCTGGGGAGGCACGAACGCCCACGTCGTGGTCGCCGACCCGCCGGCCGGCACCAACCGCCGCCCGGAGCCGGCCACCGCCGCGACCGGACCGGGTGTGCCGGCCGTCCTGCCGGTCTCCGCGCACACCAACCAGGCCCTGAACCAGCGCCTGCGTGACCTGCGTGACCGGCTCGCCGCCGGGGCCGAGCCGCAGCGACTCGCCGGCGCGCTGGCACACCGCCGCGACCACTTCCCGCTGCGTACCGCCGTGGTCGCGGCCGACGCCGAAGCGGCCGTGACGCTGATCGACGCCCATCTGGACGACCCACAGGCCGACCTCGCCGGGATCACCGCCGGCCGGGCCGACGCCAGCGGCCGGACCGCGTTCGTCTTCCCCGGGCAGGGTGCCCAGTGGGCGGCCATGGGACAACGGCTCTACGCCGAGGTGCCGACCTTCGCGAAGGTCATCGACCGGTGCGCCGACGCGCTGCGGCCGTACGTCGACTGGGACCTCACCCAGGTGGTCTCCGGCGCCGCCGGGGACGGCTGGCTGTCCCGGGTGGACATGCTGCAGCCGACCCTGTGGGCCACCTCGGTCGGGCTGGCCGAGCTGTGGCGGGCCAACGGTGTCGTGCCGGACGTGGTCGTCGGGCACAGTCAGGGCGAGGTCGCCGCCGCCACCGTCGCCGGCATCCTCAGCTACTCCGACGCCGCGATGGTGGTGGCCCGACGCAGCGCACTGGCCCTGCGTACCTCCGGCAACGGCCGGATGCTCGCCGTCTCGCTGGACCGGGACGCGGCGCTCGACGCCCTCGCCGGCTTCGAGGAACTGGTCTCTTTGGCGGTGCACAACGGCCCCAGCTCGTGCGTCCTGTCCGGCGAGACCGAGGCGGTGCTCACCCTCAAGGAACTGCTCGACGCCGACGAGGTCTTCTGCCGGCTGGTCGACGTCGACTACGCCTCGCACAGCCCGCAGATGGACGCGCTCACCGACGACCTGCTCGCCGCGCTGCACGAGCTGCGGCCCGGTCAGGGCGAGGTCGAGCTGATGTCCACGGTCCGGGTCGCCCCGCTGGCCGGACCGGAAATGGACGCCCGCTACTGGGTGGACAACCTGCGCCAGCCGGTGCAGTTCCACGACACGATGGGCCGGCTGTTCGACGACGGCGTCACCCACGTCGTGGAGATCAGCCCGCACCCGGTGCTGGTGCCGGCGCTGGAGCAGCTCGCGGCGGCCCGGCCGCAGCCGCCACGGGTGCTGTCCACGCTGCGCCGCGACCAGGGCACCCCGGCCGACCTGGCTGCCGCGTTCGGCCGCGGCTACGTCGCCGGACTGGCCCCGTTCGCCGGGCTGCCCGACGGGTTCGGCGTCGACCTGCCCGGCTACCCGTGGCAGCGGTCGACGCACTGGCCGCCGGCCGCCCGGCGGCGCTCCCGTACCGCCGGCACCGAGATCACCCTGGTGCCGTCCCCGTCGGAGACCGACCTGTGGCAGGCGGAACTGGAACTCGGCGCCGACGACCAGCCCTGGCTCGACGACCACCGGGTACACGACGCGGTCGTGGTACCCGGCGCCGCGATGATCGTGCTCGGTCTGGGCATCGGCCGGGCCCGTACCGGCCGACTGCCGGCCACCCTGCACCGGACCACCTTCCACAGCGATCTGACGCTGGCCGACGGACCGGCCCGGCTCGGCATGCTGTGGCGCGACGACGTGACCGAGGGCGGTTCGTTCGTGCTGCAGTCGCTCGGCTCCGACGGCAGCGGCTGGTTCCGGCACGCCACCGCCCAGATCCGGCACACGACCGGGGCGGCGGACCCGGTGGAGTTCCCCGGGCAGCGGCTCACCGACCCGGCGACCGAGGTCGACCCGGAGACCTTCTACGCCGGCTGCCACCAGCGCGGGCTGCGCTACGGTCCGGCCTTCCAGGGAATCCGGCGGCTGCGCCACGGCACCGACTGGGCGCTCGCCGAGCTGGCGCTGCCTGACCGGTGCCGAGCCGGCGCGGCGGCGTACCCGCTGCACCCGGCGCTGCTGGACGCGGCGCTGCAGGCGAGCCTGGCGCTGCACGCCGGCCCGGCGACCGTGGTACCGACCGGGGTGGACCGGGTCGATGTGCTCGGCGAACTCGCCGAGCCGACCGTGCAGGCCTGGTCGTACGTGTCCCGTCGCGACGACGGCCGGTACGACGTGCACCTCTACGACGCCGACCGGACCCCGCTGCTCAGCCTGCGCGGGCTGACCTTGCAGGAGTTGGACGTGTCCGGGCCGGCCGATCCCGACGCCGGTCTGCTGCACCAGTTGCGGTTCCTGCCGCGACCGGTGCAGCAGCCGGGTACGCCCGCCGGCCGCTGGCTGGTCATCGGCTCCGGTGACACCACCGACACCGACACCGTCGGCGGCGGCGACACCGCCGACCTTGCCGCCAACATCGCTGGCGAGCTGCGCCGGGTCGGCGCCGACGCGGACGTGCCGGCCGCCGACGGCGATGTCGACGCGGTACGCGACGGCGACCTGACCGGCCTCGTCTACCTGGCACCGGCCGCCCCGGCCGGCCTGGACCGTCAGCGGCAGGCCCTCGCCGGGCTGGCGGACCTGGTCCGGGCCTGCCTGGGCCGCCCGGCACCACCCCGGCTGGTGCTGGTCACCGTGGACGCCCAGACCGCGACGGCGGCCGACCGACCGGACCCGGGCTCCGCCCTGTTCTGGGGTTTCGCCCGGGTGCTGCGCCGGGAGCACCCGGAGCTCGTCGCGACCGTCGTCGATCTGACCGGGACCGCCGACGCCGCCGGTTCCGCCGGCACTCAGTCGACCGACCCCGCCGCCGCGCTGGTCGCCGAGCTCGGTGCGGCCGACGGCGACGACCAGGTGGCGCTGCGCCCCGACGGCCGGTATGTCGGCCGCATCCTGGCCACCGGCCGGGCCGACCTGGACCGGGTCGCCGACGGTACGCGGCCGCGCTGGCGTACCCCGCGTCAGCCGTTCCGGCTCATCCCGGCCCGCGCCGGCGGCTGGGACGGCCTGGAGTTCCGCCCACTACGCCGCCGACGCCCCGGCCCCGGTGAGGTCGAGGTCGAGGTCACCGCGGCGGCGCTGAACTTCATCGACGTGATGAAGGCCGTCGGCACCTACCCAGACCCGGTCGGGGCCGGGCTGCTCGGCGGCGAATGTGCCGGCCGGGTCACCGCGCTGGGTGCCGGGGTCACCGGCCTCACCGTCGGGGACCGGGTGGTCGCCTGCGTCTTCGGTGCCCTGGCCTCGCACGTCACCGTCAGCACCGGCCGGGTCCGGCCGATCCCGCCGGAGCTGTCCGACGAGGACGCGGCGGCGCTGCCACTGGTCGGGGTGACCGCCTGGTACGGGCTCGCCGAGCTGGGTCGGACCGGCCCCGGCGACACCGTCCTGGTGCACTCGGCCGCCGGCGGGCTGGGGCTGGCCGCGATTGCCGTCGCCCGGCACCTCGGTGCCGAGGTGATCGCCACCGCCGGCACCGAGAGCAAACGGGAACACCTGCGCCGGCTCGGCATCCGGCACGTGTTCGACTCCCGTGACCTGTCCTGGGCCGAGCAGGTGCTGGCGGCGACCGGCGGGCGCGGCTGCGACGTGATCCTCAACTCGCTGACCGGGGCGGCGATCACCCGTGGCCTGGACGTGCTGGCCGAGGACGGTCGGTTCATCGAGGTCGGCAAGAAGGACATCTACGCCGACCGCACCATCTCGTTGAGCGCGTTCCGCAAGGGAATCTCACTCGCCTCGGTCGACGTGGCCGGTTTGATGCAACGCCGACCGGCCCGGTTCACCGAACAGTTCGGGCAGGTGTGGGAGCTGGTCCGCACCGGCCAGCTCGGCCGGCTTCCGGTGATCGACTACCCGTTCGGCCAGGCCACCGAGGCGCTACGGGAAATGTCGCAGGGGCGGCACATCGGCAAGTTCGTGCTCAGCCGGCCGGACAGCGTGGTGTCGGTGGCGCCCGAGCCGCTGCCCGGCGGCCGGTTCCGCGACGACGGCACCTACCTGATCACCGGTGGCCTCGGTGCGCTGGGGCTGTCCCTGGCGGAGTTCGCCGCCGCCGCCGGCGGCGGGGCGATCGCGCTGCTCGGCCGCTCCGCACCGGACGCCGACGCCGCCGCGCGCATCGACGCGGTCCGGCACGGCGGCGTCCAGGTACGCACCTACCAGGTCGACGTCGCCGACCGGGCCGCGCTGGCCGACGTGCTCACCCGGGTACGCACCGACCTGCCGCCGCTACGCGGGGTGGTACACGCGGCCGGCGTGCTGGACGACGCCACCATCGCCACGCTGCACACCGGACAGCTCGACCGGGTGCTCGCCCCCAAGGTCGACGGAGCCCGACACCTGGACGCCCTCACCGGCGCCGATCCGCTGGACCTGTTCGTCCTGTTCAGTTCGGCCGCAGCGCTGGTCGGCAACGCCGGGCAGGCGGCGTACGCGGCCGCGAACGCGTACCTCGACGGGCTCGCCGAGGACCGGCGCCGACGCGGGCTCGCCGGGCTGTCGGTGCAGTGGGGGCCGTTCGCCGGGGTCGGGCTCGCCGCCCGGGACGGCAACCGGGGTGACCGGCTGGCGGAACGCGGCATGGGCAGCTTCCCCGCCGAGCAGGCCTGGCCGGCGTTGACCCGGCTGCTCGCCACCGACGCCACGGTCGTCGGCTACCTGCCGCTCAACCTGCGGCAGTGGTTCGACGCCTACCCCGACACCGCCGCGCTGCCCAGCTGGCAGGAGCTGCGCGCGGGCCGGGCGGCGGCAGCGGCCGGCGGTGACGCCGGACAGTTCCTCGACCAGCTGCGCAACACCCCGGCCGACGACCGGGCCCCGCTGGTCGAGGCCAAGGTACGGGAGCTCACCGGCCGGGTGCTGCGGATCGACCCGACGGTGATCGACCGGGACACCCCGTTCAAGGCGCTCGGCCTGGACTCGCTGATGAGTCTGGAACTGCGCAACCGGCTGGAGGCGGCCTTCGACCTGAAGCTGTCGCCGACCCTGCTGTGGACGTACGGCACATCGGGCGCGCTGACCGGCATGCTCTGCGACCGGTTGCCCACCGGCGACGACGAGCGGCCGGTGTCCGCCCCCGACGCCGTGCCCGCACCCGACGCCGTACCCGCCACCGAGTAG